One stretch of Arachis hypogaea cultivar Tifrunner chromosome 20, arahy.Tifrunner.gnm2.J5K5, whole genome shotgun sequence DNA includes these proteins:
- the LOC112783114 gene encoding AAA-ATPase ASD, mitochondrial produces MEAIGNLWSQLGSIMASIMFVYAIYEQFFPPSLRTYIRKHTQTFTNFFYPYIQITFPEFSGEKLRRSDAYTCIQTYLSENSSKTAKRLKAEVVKDSQTPLVLSMADNEEITDEFNGVKVWWYSNHTTPKTQSFSFYPASDEKRFLTLTFHRRHRDLITGSYINHVLDEGKAISTKNRQLKLYTNNPSDNWYGYKRTKWSHIVFEHPARFETLAMDPKKKQEILNDLVKFKKGKEYYEKIGKAWKRGYLLYGPPGTGKSTMIAAMANFMNYDVYDLELTAVKENTELRKLLIETTGKSIIVIEDIDCSLDLTGQRKKKKEKEENEEDQKDPLKKAKSEEEKGSKVTLSGLLNFIDGIWSACGGERIIIFTTNFIDKLDPALIRRGRMDKHIELSYCGFEAFKVLAKNYLDVETHALFPVIERKLLETDMTPADVAENLMPKSVDEDSDTCLRNLVKSLDEAKEEAEKKKKEAEEEAKKKAEEEAAAKLKAEKEKEELAKEKEVSCNAKSDGDGGVKENGVLH; encoded by the coding sequence ATGGAGGCTATTGGCAATTTATGGTCACAACTAGGCTCTATCATGGCATCCATAATGTTTGTATATGCAATATACGAGCAATTCTTCCCACCTTCCCTTCGAACCTACATCCGAAAACACACACAAACCTTCACTAACTTTTTCTACCCTTACATCCAAATCACCTTCCCGGAGTTCTCCGGCGAAAAGCTCCGCCGCAGCGACGCCTACACTTGTATCCAGACTTACCTCAGCGAAAACTCCTCCAAAACTGCCAAACGGCTCAAAGCCGAAGTCGTCAAAGACAGTCAAACGCCGCTCGTGCTGAGCATGGCCGACAACGAAGAAATCACGGACGAGTTTAACGGCGTCAAAGTCTGGTGGTACTCCAACCACACCACACCAAAAACGCAGTCGTTTTCGTTCTACCCTGCTTCCGACGAGAAGCGGTTCTTAACCCTGACGTTTCATCGGCGGCACCGCGATCTCATCACCGGCTCTTACATCAATCACGTGTTGGATGAGGGCAAAGCGATTTCCACGAAGAACCGCCAGTTGAAGCTCTACACGAACAATCCAAGTGATAACTGGTACGGATACAAACGCACCAAGTGGAGTCACATAGTTTTCGAGCACCCTGCGCGGTTCGAGACTCTGGCCATGGATCCGAAGAAGAAACAAGAAATCTTAAACGATCTTGTTAAGTTCAAGAAAGGGAAAGAGTATTATGAAAAAATCGGAAAGGCTTGGAAGAGAGGGTATTTGCTGTACGGTCCTCCAGGGACTGGAAAGTCAACAATGATAGCTGCAATGGCGAATTTCATGAACTATGATGTGTATGATCTTGAATTGACGGCTGTGAAGGAGAACACCGAGTTGAGGAAGCTGTTGATTGAGACGACTGGGAAGTCTATTATCGTAATTGAGGACATTGACTGCTCGCTGGATCTTACTggacagaggaagaagaagaaggagaaagaggaaaATGAGGAAGATCAGAAGGATCCATTGAAGAAAGCTAAGAGTGAAGAGGAGAAGGGAAGTAAGGTAACGCTTTCGGGGCTGTTGAACTTCATTGATGGGATTTGGTCTGCGTGTGGAGGGGAGAGGATTATAATCTTCACGACGAATTTCATCGATAAGCTTGATCCTGCACTGATAAGGAGGGGAAGGATGGACAAGCATATTGAGCTTTCTTACTGCGGTTTCGAAGCGTTTAAGGTTCTTGCAAAGAACTATTTGGATGTTGAGACTCATGCCTTGTTTCCGGTTATTGAGAGGAAGTTGCTTGAGACTGATATGACGCCTGCTGATGTTGCTGAGAATCTTATGCCCAAGTCTGTTGATGAAGATTCGGATACTTGTTTAAGGAATTTGGTTAAGTCGCTCGACGAGGCGAAGGAAGAggcggagaagaagaagaaggaagcagaggaggaagcaaagaagaaagctgaagaagaagcagcagctaAGTTGAAggcagagaaagaaaaagaagagttagCAAAAGAGAAAGAAGTGAGTTGCAATGCTAAATCTGATGGTGATGGTGGAGTGAAAGAAAATGGTGTCTTGCATTGA
- the LOC112785050 gene encoding AAA-ATPase At3g28580, which translates to MKQAWRELGTLMATTMFVYTVFMRLLPPPLRDRIRRHTRKIIHYLYPYIRITFHEFTGENYFMRSEAYTAIQTYLSQHSSKLASRLKAQEAKSSSNTNSPLTFSMDDNEEIEDEFQGIKIKWVSNKITQKTGSFSWHPEEKRYYKLTFHRCYRDIIIGSYVNHVLEEARAIEMKSRELKLYANSKTKWSHIVFEHPARFETLAMDPKKKEEMVKDLVKFKKGKEYYKKVGKAWKRGYLLYGPPGTGKSTMVAAMANFMKYDVYDLELTAVKDNSELRKLLINTASKSIIVIEDIDCSLHLTGQRKNKKKNGKSDAREEGKDAVKRSDGEEDEKGSKVTLSGLLNIIDGIWSACGGEKIMIFTTNFVEKLDPALIRRGRMDKHIELSYCRYEAFKILAKNYLDLEYHNLFPTIEKLLEMTNMTPADVAENLMPKSLDEGVDTCLCNLVQALEKSKQDSNKVEINEKGKVQSTRE; encoded by the exons ATGAAACAAGCATGGAGAGAGTTAGGCACACTCATGGCCACCACCATGTTTGTCTACACCGTATTCATGCGGTTGTTACCACCACCTCTTCGCGATCGAATCCGACGCCACACCCGAAAAATCATCCATTACTTATACCCTTACATCAGAATCACCTTCCATGAATTCACAGGCGAAAACTACTTCATGAGGAGTGAAGCTTACACTGCAATCCAAACATACCTTAGCCAGCACTCTTCCAAACTAGCCTCAAGGCTCAAAGCCCAAGAGGCGAAATCAAGCAGCAACACCAATTCCCCTTTAACTTTCAGCATGGATGACAACGAAGAAATAGAAGATGAGTTCCAAGGGATTAAGATTAAGTGGGTTTCAAACAAAATTACTCAGAAAACAGGGTCATTTTCTTGGCACCCGGAAGAGAAAAGGTACTATAAACTCACCTTTCATAGGTGCTATAGAGATATCATAATTGGATCTTACGTCAACCATGTCTTGGAAGAAGCAAGAGCCATTGAAATGAAGAGTAGGGAGTTGAAATTGTATGCAAATAGCAAGACAAAGTGGAGCCACATAGTTTTCGAGCACCCAGCGAGGTTCGAGACCTTGGCAATGGAtccgaagaagaaggaagagatggTGAAGGATCTTGTTAAGTTCAAGAAAGGGAAAGAGTACTACAAGAAAGTGGGGAAGGCTTGGAAGAGAGGGTATTTGCTGTATGGTCCTCCAGGGACCGGAAAGTCAACTATGGTGGCTGCCATGGCTAATTTCATGAAGTATGATGTGTATGATCTTGAATTAACCGCCGTGAAGGACAATTCTGAGTTGAGAAAACTGTTGATTAACACGGCAAGTAAGTCCATTATCGTCATTGAAGACATTGATTGCTCACTTCATCTCACTGGCCAGAGGAAGAACAAG AAGAAGAATGGGAAAAGTGATGCCAGGGAAGAAGGGAAAGATGCTGTAAAAAGGAGCGACGGCGAAGAAGATGAGAAGGGTAGCAAGGTAACTTTGTCTGGTTTGTTGAATATAATAGATGGAATTTGGTCAGCTTGTGGGGGAGAGAAGATAATGATTTTCACAACCAATTTTGTGGAGAAGCTTGATCCAGCTTTGATTAGGAGAGGGCGAATGGACAAGCACATTGAATTATCATATTGTCGCTATGAAGCATTCAAGATTCTTGCAAAGAACTATTTGGATCTTGAGTACCACAATTTGTTTCCCACAATTGAGAAATTGTTGGAAATGACCAATATGACCCCTGCTGATGTTGCTGAGAATCTCATGCCTAAGTCACTTGATGAGGGAGTGGACACTTGCTTGTGTAATTTGGTTCAAGCTCTTGAGAAATCCAAGCAAGATTCAAACAAGGTAGAGATTAATGAAAAGGGGAAAGTCCAATCTACAAGAGAATAA